A genomic window from Paenibacillus sp. FSL K6-0276 includes:
- a CDS encoding sensor histidine kinase → MNLRYKLFTAFLGLIIIPLFILGMLMFFVTYNSIEKKYSQQSEYSLKAISYSISNVLKDMDNVTDNGIATSVFHMALSAEDPANQDLTDAEQLNLNASQRNFRSLLFNHPSISYAFLYNFNGRGNSEIVSLFTKENFRTLPYDTFKKSDLYQEVMDLNGVPKWLAPHEYPELTGTEPVFTQIRLVKELSFFQNIGILVVQIKNWEFESIFRNLKIGDSNQDVSFMLVNDDGMILFDPDQKLDGQDIQSFANKEITFKKGFQSFKTQYNGEKSILSMYHLKDYPWSLVSVTSWNTLSREVTVFARWFVGVIFLCFLAAVIFNLFFMNRITGAIAVIVRFMRRVEDGDLTTRVEVKGNDELTLLGKGFNDLMDKINGLFNRIHVEQRRKNQAEMRVLQAQIKPHFLFNTLESINVLAIQNEGKKVSEMVYRLASILRISIQDREEITLDEEIKHLRNYLDIQKFRFEDLFEYDINIPQELMSCGILKLTLQPLVENSIQHGFEGIDYKGQVSVKVWEKQGDLILRIEDNGIGITPSQLSIFQYIVNDPVEQEVKVERDNRMNLERRGLGIRSVADRIRIEYGDRYGIFICSSPGYGTIIQCVIPKYEQGEDHYAKSIIGR, encoded by the coding sequence ATGAATTTGCGCTATAAATTATTTACGGCATTTTTGGGCCTGATTATCATTCCCTTATTTATTCTAGGCATGCTTATGTTTTTTGTAACTTATAACTCTATCGAGAAAAAGTATAGCCAGCAATCGGAATACTCTCTCAAAGCAATTAGTTACAGTATTTCTAATGTGTTAAAAGATATGGATAACGTTACAGACAACGGAATTGCTACCTCGGTTTTTCATATGGCCCTTAGCGCAGAAGATCCTGCTAATCAGGATTTAACTGATGCTGAGCAACTCAATTTGAATGCTAGCCAGCGCAATTTCCGTAGTCTGTTGTTTAACCACCCATCGATCAGCTATGCTTTTTTGTACAATTTTAACGGTAGAGGTAACTCTGAAATCGTGTCGCTTTTTACCAAGGAAAATTTCCGAACGCTACCCTATGATACATTCAAGAAAAGTGATTTGTACCAGGAAGTAATGGATTTGAATGGCGTGCCGAAATGGCTGGCTCCTCATGAATATCCCGAACTTACGGGAACTGAACCTGTGTTTACACAAATTCGACTCGTGAAGGAATTGAGCTTCTTTCAGAACATAGGTATCCTCGTTGTGCAGATCAAAAATTGGGAGTTCGAATCTATATTTCGCAATTTAAAAATTGGGGATAGCAATCAGGATGTTTCGTTTATGCTTGTAAATGATGACGGAATGATTCTATTCGACCCAGATCAAAAGCTGGATGGACAGGATATTCAGTCATTCGCGAATAAAGAGATTACCTTTAAAAAAGGGTTTCAGAGTTTCAAAACACAGTATAACGGGGAGAAAAGCATTCTCTCTATGTATCATTTGAAAGATTATCCATGGAGTCTAGTGTCTGTAACTTCATGGAACACTTTGTCTCGTGAAGTTACAGTATTTGCACGCTGGTTTGTCGGAGTAATTTTCCTTTGCTTTTTGGCAGCAGTGATCTTCAATTTATTCTTTATGAATCGGATTACTGGTGCAATAGCCGTAATTGTTCGTTTTATGCGACGGGTTGAGGATGGAGATCTGACTACGCGGGTAGAAGTAAAGGGGAATGATGAATTAACGCTTCTTGGTAAAGGCTTTAATGATCTTATGGATAAAATTAATGGGTTGTTTAACAGAATCCATGTGGAACAGCGTCGTAAGAATCAAGCGGAGATGCGTGTTCTACAGGCACAGATCAAACCACATTTTTTATTCAATACGTTAGAGTCGATTAATGTTCTGGCGATACAAAATGAAGGTAAGAAAGTTAGTGAGATGGTCTACAGACTGGCAAGTATTTTACGTATCAGCATTCAGGATCGAGAAGAAATTACACTGGATGAAGAAATTAAACATCTGCGCAATTATTTAGATATTCAAAAATTCAGGTTTGAGGATTTATTTGAATATGATATTAATATCCCACAAGAATTGATGAGTTGCGGCATTCTAAAGCTTACTTTGCAACCGCTTGTAGAGAATAGCATTCAGCATGGATTTGAGGGTATTGATTACAAAGGTCAAGTTTCTGTGAAAGTATGGGAGAAGCAAGGGGACTTGATTTTACGGATTGAAGATAACGGTATTGGTATTACACCGTCTCAGTTGTCCATTTTCCAATATATTGTGAATGATCCTGTGGAGCAAGAGGTTAAAGTTGAACGGGATAACCGGATGAATCTTGAACGTAGGGGTCTTGGCATTCGCAGTGTAGCAGATCGCATCCGCATTGAATACGGTGACAGGTACGGAATATTTATTTGTTCCAGTCCAGGCTATGGTACTATAATTCAATGTGTCATACCTAAATACGAGCAGGGGGAAGATCATTATGCTAAAAGTATTATTGGTAGATGA